A stretch of the Halomonas sp. CH40 genome encodes the following:
- the rlmN gene encoding 23S rRNA (adenine(2503)-C(2))-methyltransferase RlmN, whose protein sequence is MTTTAAQSVPAVSSHTPEQTPTAESTPQRQNLLGMSREQMEAFFLAIGEKKFRANQMMKWIHHEGCDDFAAMTNLSKPLREKLAKVAEIRGPGVVYEGASNDGTRKWVLEVEDGSYVETVLIPADNGKRRTLCVSSQVGCSLDCSFCSTGKQGFQRNLTAAEIIGQVWVAQRSVGPRRDSGNRPVTNVVMMGMGEPLLNYDNVVPAMKLMLDDNGYGLSKRRVTLSTSGVVPMIDKLGDDIDVSLAISLHAANDELRTELVPLNRKYNIRCLIDACHRYLSKCADNRLITIEYTLIKDVNDQQQHAEELATLLDELPCKINLIPFNPFPHSGYEKPSRNQCMRFQQWLYDLKHTATIRTTRGDDIDAACGQLVGQVKDRTKRHARYIQSIQIDAD, encoded by the coding sequence ATGACCACCACCGCTGCCCAATCAGTTCCTGCTGTATCGTCACACACGCCAGAGCAAACGCCGACGGCTGAATCCACCCCACAACGCCAGAATCTGCTCGGAATGTCCCGCGAGCAGATGGAAGCTTTCTTCCTGGCTATTGGCGAAAAGAAATTTCGCGCCAACCAGATGATGAAATGGATCCACCACGAAGGCTGTGACGACTTTGCAGCAATGACCAACCTTTCCAAGCCGCTGCGCGAAAAACTTGCCAAAGTGGCTGAGATTCGCGGCCCTGGGGTTGTCTACGAAGGCGCTTCCAACGACGGTACGCGCAAATGGGTGCTGGAAGTGGAAGATGGCAGCTATGTCGAAACCGTGCTGATTCCTGCGGATAACGGCAAGCGCCGGACTCTGTGCGTTTCTTCACAGGTGGGCTGTTCGCTTGACTGCAGCTTCTGCTCAACCGGTAAGCAGGGCTTCCAACGCAACCTGACCGCCGCTGAAATCATTGGCCAGGTATGGGTGGCTCAACGTAGTGTCGGCCCGCGCCGGGATTCAGGCAACCGCCCGGTAACCAACGTGGTAATGATGGGCATGGGCGAGCCGCTGCTCAACTACGATAACGTTGTACCCGCCATGAAGCTGATGCTTGATGATAACGGCTATGGCCTGTCAAAACGCCGAGTGACCCTGTCAACGTCTGGCGTTGTCCCGATGATCGACAAACTGGGCGACGACATAGACGTCAGCCTGGCGATCTCCCTGCATGCGGCCAACGATGAATTGCGCACCGAACTGGTGCCGCTCAACCGCAAGTATAATATCCGCTGCCTGATTGATGCCTGTCATCGCTATCTCTCAAAGTGCGCCGATAATCGCCTCATCACGATTGAGTACACCCTGATCAAGGACGTTAACGATCAGCAGCAGCATGCCGAAGAACTGGCAACACTGCTGGATGAACTGCCTTGCAAGATCAACCTGATTCCATTTAACCCGTTTCCCCATTCAGGTTATGAAAAGCCCTCACGCAATCAGTGCATGCGTTTCCAACAATGGCTTTACGATCTGAAACATACTGCTACCATTCGCACCACGCGCGGTGACGATATTGATGCAGCCTGCGGCCAACTGGTGGGCCAGGTCAAAGACCGCACCAAACGCCATGCTCGCTATATTCAGTCGATCCAGATCGATGCCGATTAA
- the pilW gene encoding type IV pilus biogenesis/stability protein PilW, protein MINQRRCHLPRSGALLTALLITLWLSGCAANTGMTAQQRPEAVDAYTQLGVAYFERNNLSRALDALSRALEIAPEHAEALQALALVYQQQGEMALAREHFQEALENAPDFTQARNNFAAFLYAQGDYQAACEQLETASQAANYPRRSQLFTNLGQCYIAQDQIDPARNALQRAQQIDPRYARSYYLLAELEFSQGNDSQAWRSMQTYLQLANPNREALQMAIDIAYSRGEDAIAADYQRQLDQFE, encoded by the coding sequence ATGATCAATCAACGCAGATGTCACCTCCCCCGTTCAGGGGCATTGCTGACAGCGCTATTGATCACGCTGTGGTTGTCTGGCTGTGCCGCAAACACAGGCATGACAGCCCAGCAACGCCCTGAAGCTGTAGATGCCTACACACAACTGGGCGTTGCCTACTTTGAACGCAACAATCTGAGCCGCGCCCTGGATGCGTTGAGTCGCGCGCTGGAAATTGCGCCTGAGCATGCCGAAGCACTTCAGGCACTGGCCTTGGTCTATCAGCAACAGGGCGAAATGGCCCTTGCCAGAGAGCATTTTCAGGAAGCACTAGAGAATGCGCCGGATTTTACCCAGGCGCGCAATAACTTTGCTGCTTTTCTGTATGCACAGGGTGACTATCAGGCGGCTTGTGAACAGCTTGAAACAGCCTCTCAAGCCGCCAACTATCCACGCAGATCACAGCTTTTTACTAATTTAGGCCAGTGCTATATTGCACAAGATCAGATTGACCCGGCGCGTAATGCCTTACAGCGCGCCCAACAGATAGACCCGCGCTATGCGCGCAGTTATTACCTTTTAGCCGAGTTAGAGTTTTCACAGGGCAATGATTCCCAAGCCTGGCGATCCATGCAGACTTATTTGCAGCTGGCAAATCCAAACCGTGAGGCACTGCAGATGGCCATTGATATTGCTTACAGTCGTGGCGAAGATGCCATTGCCGCCGACTACCAGCGTCAGCTTGACCAGTTCGAATAA
- a CDS encoding DUF4115 domain-containing protein: MSDTHTPEQYNQTPTVSPGEQLQRQREQLNISVEEAAEALHLRPAVINGLEHDNYDEIPVPTYRRGYLRAYARYLNIDETLVLDAYKARNGSQETTDRKVSPVSVKKPPSRIGAVLFKLFTLAVILGLIAVTVMWWQSRGGSTPPGLEDSSQLSAEDSNIATSNSAARNADNNAATAITADDDQRTDNTSTDSADPEAPLNDSMPLTQTDESADTTGTVNNSLPDTDTAQISADAGTTLQDADPQTSNGQADDQLDEEQTSDEQLGEEAPENVETLAASQETSDTDAAADDSTTEDVSNRLELTFNQQSWTEIFDANNQRVFVGLQEPGTSATVEGEPPYRLTIGNSTGVELRYQGEAVDLGERAGANNVARFTLGE, from the coding sequence ATGAGCGATACACACACCCCAGAACAATATAATCAAACGCCCACCGTTTCTCCCGGTGAGCAATTACAGCGTCAACGTGAACAACTTAACATTTCTGTTGAAGAGGCTGCCGAAGCGCTGCACCTGCGTCCTGCCGTTATTAACGGCCTTGAACACGACAATTACGACGAGATACCGGTACCTACCTATCGTCGTGGTTACCTGCGTGCCTATGCCAGGTATCTGAATATCGATGAAACGCTGGTGCTTGACGCCTATAAAGCGCGCAATGGCAGCCAGGAAACCACTGACCGCAAGGTATCGCCCGTATCAGTCAAAAAGCCGCCTTCACGCATCGGTGCCGTGCTGTTCAAACTGTTCACTCTGGCGGTAATCCTCGGCTTGATTGCGGTGACCGTGATGTGGTGGCAAAGCCGTGGTGGCAGCACTCCCCCAGGGTTGGAAGACTCCTCTCAGCTGAGCGCGGAAGATAGCAATATTGCAACCAGCAATTCGGCCGCCCGCAACGCCGATAACAACGCGGCGACAGCCATCACGGCTGATGACGACCAGCGCACAGACAACACCAGCACAGACAGCGCTGACCCAGAGGCGCCACTGAATGATTCCATGCCCCTCACCCAGACCGATGAATCTGCTGACACTACCGGCACTGTCAACAATTCCCTGCCAGACACGGATACTGCGCAGATCAGCGCTGACGCCGGCACGACGTTACAGGACGCTGACCCACAGACCAGCAATGGGCAGGCTGACGACCAACTTGACGAAGAACAGACAAGCGATGAACAGCTTGGCGAAGAAGCACCCGAAAACGTAGAAACCCTGGCTGCTTCCCAGGAAACATCAGATACGGATGCAGCAGCAGACGATAGCACGACCGAGGATGTTAGCAATCGCCTTGAACTCACCTTCAACCAGCAGTCCTGGACCGAGATATTCGATGCCAACAACCAGCGTGTCTTTGTTGGCCTTCAGGAGCCTGGCACGTCAGCAACCGTTGAAGGAGAGCCGCCCTATCGGCTGACAATCGGTAACTCCACTGGCGTTGAATTGCGCTACCAGGGTGAGGCCGTCGATCTTGGCGAGCGCGCCGGTGCCAACAACGTTGCCCGCTTCACTTTAGGAGAGTAA
- the ndk gene encoding nucleoside-diphosphate kinase: protein MATERTLSIIKPDAVAKNAIGDIIARFEKAGLKVVAAKMLHLSEEKAGGFYAEHKERPFFKDLVGFMTSGPVVVQVLEGDDAISKNRELMGATNPKEAAPGTIRADFAETIDANAVHGSDSPESAEREIAYFFGNDEICPR from the coding sequence ATGGCGACTGAACGCACGCTCTCTATTATCAAGCCCGACGCCGTAGCAAAAAACGCCATTGGCGACATCATTGCCCGCTTTGAAAAAGCTGGCCTCAAGGTAGTGGCCGCCAAAATGCTGCACCTGTCTGAAGAGAAAGCCGGTGGTTTCTATGCCGAACACAAAGAGCGTCCGTTCTTCAAGGATCTGGTTGGCTTCATGACCTCTGGCCCGGTCGTGGTTCAGGTACTTGAAGGTGATGATGCGATTAGCAAAAATCGCGAACTGATGGGCGCCACCAACCCGAAAGAAGCCGCTCCTGGCACCATTCGTGCGGATTTTGCGGAAACTATTGACGCCAACGCTGTCCATGGTTCTGATTCACCGGAAAGCGCCGAGCGTGAAATCGCCTATTTCTTCGGCAACGACGAAATCTGCCCGCGCTAA
- a CDS encoding tetratricopeptide repeat protein: MAELRTEEEQLEAIKRWWKDNGASLIAGVAIAAAGVFGWNAWQNYQDNRAEAASIRYQELVNLTASNSNDDAMLAQARELVTEINDEYDGTLYAELAQLLDARLAVQQQDLEGATRALEQVVDNSSRLYVQSLARLRLARLAIARDEPQEALDLLDQSIVDSLAAQRDDLRGDAHFALNQHDDARDAWQNALTLAQEQSQPLYGVQLKLDDLGTKETAL; this comes from the coding sequence ATGGCGGAGCTGAGAACAGAAGAAGAGCAGCTGGAAGCCATCAAACGCTGGTGGAAGGACAATGGAGCCTCGCTCATTGCTGGCGTTGCCATTGCGGCCGCGGGCGTGTTTGGCTGGAACGCTTGGCAAAACTACCAGGACAATCGCGCTGAAGCCGCATCAATACGCTACCAGGAACTGGTCAACCTGACCGCCAGCAACTCAAATGATGACGCCATGCTGGCCCAGGCCCGCGAGCTGGTGACGGAAATCAACGACGAGTATGACGGCACTCTCTACGCCGAGCTTGCCCAGCTGCTGGACGCCCGTCTGGCGGTTCAGCAGCAAGACCTGGAAGGCGCTACCCGTGCCCTTGAGCAGGTGGTTGACAACTCTTCGCGCCTCTACGTACAGAGCCTGGCACGGCTGCGCCTGGCACGGCTGGCAATTGCCCGTGACGAACCACAAGAGGCGCTTGATCTATTGGATCAATCCATTGTTGATTCACTGGCAGCCCAGCGTGACGACCTGCGTGGTGATGCCCATTTTGCCCTTAACCAACATGATGATGCTCGCGATGCCTGGCAAAATGCCCTGACGCTGGCACAGGAACAGAGTCAACCGCTTTACGGCGTACAGCTGAAGCTAGATGACCTCGGCACCAAGGAGACTGCGCTATGA
- the ispG gene encoding flavodoxin-dependent (E)-4-hydroxy-3-methylbut-2-enyl-diphosphate synthase, translating into MHAPSPIKRRHSRQIHVGHVAVGGDAPISVQSMTNTNTLDVAATVAQIRQLETAGADIVRVSVPDMEAAEAFGKIKREVQVPLVADIHFDYKIALRVAELGVDCLRINPGNIGREERVRAVVSAARDNGIPIRIGVNAGSLEKDLQKKYGEPTPAALVESAMRHIDHLDRLDFQEFKVSVKASDVFMAVAAYRDLASRIEQPLHLGITEAGGLRSGTVKSSIGLGMLLMDGIGDTIRVSLAADPVEEIKVGFDMLKSLKLRAKGINFIACPSCSRQNFDVIDTMNQLEERLEDIMTPLDVSVIGCVVNGPGEAKETDIGLTGGSPANLVYIDGKPATKLRNDHLVDDLERMIRDKVHEKEQREQNTIARS; encoded by the coding sequence ATGCATGCCCCATCCCCGATCAAACGTCGCCACTCGCGCCAGATTCATGTCGGTCATGTCGCTGTCGGTGGAGATGCGCCCATCTCAGTGCAGAGCATGACCAACACCAACACGCTGGATGTTGCGGCAACCGTGGCGCAGATCCGCCAGCTGGAAACCGCCGGTGCTGATATTGTGCGGGTTTCGGTGCCCGACATGGAGGCCGCCGAAGCCTTTGGCAAGATCAAGCGCGAAGTGCAGGTGCCCCTGGTGGCTGACATTCATTTCGATTACAAGATTGCCCTGCGCGTGGCTGAACTGGGCGTTGATTGCCTGCGCATCAACCCTGGCAATATTGGCCGTGAAGAGCGTGTCCGCGCGGTTGTCAGTGCCGCTCGTGATAACGGCATCCCGATTCGCATCGGGGTTAACGCCGGTTCGCTGGAAAAAGACCTGCAAAAGAAATACGGCGAACCCACCCCCGCGGCCCTGGTTGAATCCGCCATGCGCCATATCGATCACCTTGACCGGCTGGATTTCCAGGAATTCAAGGTCAGCGTCAAGGCCTCAGATGTGTTCATGGCCGTGGCTGCCTATCGTGATCTGGCCAGCCGCATTGAACAGCCTCTGCATCTGGGCATTACCGAAGCGGGCGGGTTGCGTTCCGGTACGGTCAAGTCCTCGATTGGCCTGGGCATGCTGCTGATGGATGGTATCGGTGACACTATCCGCGTCTCTCTGGCCGCTGATCCGGTAGAAGAAATCAAGGTCGGCTTTGATATGCTAAAAAGCCTGAAACTGCGCGCCAAGGGCATCAACTTTATTGCCTGCCCAAGCTGCTCGCGCCAGAACTTTGATGTGATCGATACCATGAACCAGCTTGAGGAACGTCTGGAAGATATCATGACGCCCCTTGATGTGTCGGTAATTGGCTGTGTGGTCAACGGCCCGGGGGAAGCCAAGGAAACCGATATCGGCCTGACTGGCGGTTCACCTGCCAACCTGGTTTATATCGACGGCAAGCCCGCTACCAAGCTGCGTAACGACCATCTGGTAGATGACCTTGAGCGAATGATTCGCGATAAAGTGCATGAAAAAGAGCAGCGCGAACAGAACACTATTGCCCGCAGCTGA
- the hisS gene encoding histidine--tRNA ligase → MSQPAAKSAKKIQAIRGMNDLLPGDSPRWQFFESKVRQLMARYGFDEIRTPIVEQTALFARSIGEVTDIVEKEMYTFEDRNGDSLTLRPEGTASCVRAAMEHGLLHNQTQRLWYQGPMFRHERPQKGRYRQFHQVGVETYGFEGPDIDAEVILLSARLWQELGLTQHVTLELNSLGSAEARAAYRETLVSYFEQHREILDEDSLRRLSSNPLRILDSKNPAMAEMLENAPRLMDHLDQESREHFEQLKAMLDAAGIHYVINPRLVRGLDYYCRTVFEWTTQALGSQGTVCAGGRYDGLVEQLGGKSTPAVGFAMGIERLILLLDTLQLVPEEALGGCDVYLLPMDEAATLTALTLAEQLRSQLPELRLQLHCGGGSFKSRMKKADKSGATIALLIGEDERQTDAVTLKFLREEREQQRHPQATLPERLQDLIA, encoded by the coding sequence TTGAGCCAGCCTGCTGCCAAGTCTGCCAAGAAAATCCAAGCCATCCGGGGCATGAATGATCTTCTGCCCGGTGACAGCCCTCGCTGGCAGTTCTTCGAAAGCAAGGTTCGCCAGCTAATGGCGCGTTACGGCTTCGACGAAATCCGCACGCCGATTGTTGAGCAGACAGCCTTGTTCGCTCGCTCGATTGGCGAAGTCACTGATATTGTCGAAAAAGAAATGTACACCTTCGAAGATCGTAATGGCGACAGCCTGACCCTGCGGCCTGAAGGCACCGCCAGCTGCGTCCGGGCAGCAATGGAGCACGGCCTGCTGCACAACCAGACGCAGCGGCTTTGGTATCAGGGGCCGATGTTTCGCCATGAACGCCCGCAGAAAGGTCGCTATCGTCAGTTCCATCAGGTCGGGGTGGAAACCTACGGCTTTGAAGGCCCGGATATTGACGCCGAAGTAATTCTGCTCTCAGCGCGTCTATGGCAGGAACTCGGGCTCACCCAGCACGTGACCCTGGAGCTTAACTCGCTTGGCTCGGCTGAGGCTCGCGCAGCCTATCGCGAAACACTGGTGAGTTACTTTGAGCAGCACCGTGAGATTCTCGACGAAGACTCGCTGCGGCGCCTTTCCAGCAACCCGCTGCGGATATTGGATTCCAAGAACCCGGCCATGGCCGAGATGCTGGAAAACGCGCCGCGCCTGATGGATCACCTGGATCAAGAATCCCGCGAGCACTTTGAACAGCTCAAGGCCATGCTTGATGCGGCGGGTATTCACTATGTGATTAATCCACGGCTGGTACGCGGCCTGGACTACTACTGCCGCACAGTGTTCGAGTGGACGACCCAAGCCCTGGGCAGCCAGGGTACGGTCTGTGCAGGTGGCCGCTACGATGGCCTGGTTGAACAGCTTGGCGGCAAGTCTACCCCAGCCGTTGGCTTTGCGATGGGCATTGAACGCCTGATTCTGTTGCTGGATACCCTACAACTGGTGCCTGAAGAGGCGCTGGGTGGCTGCGATGTCTACCTGCTCCCCATGGATGAGGCCGCGACCCTCACGGCTCTCACCCTGGCCGAGCAGTTACGCAGCCAATTGCCCGAACTACGTTTGCAGCTGCACTGCGGCGGCGGCAGTTTCAAAAGCCGCATGAAGAAAGCCGATAAAAGCGGAGCGACGATTGCCTTGCTGATTGGTGAGGACGAACGGCAAACCGATGCTGTTACGCTCAAGTTCCTACGCGAAGAGCGTGAACAGCAACGCCACCCCCAGGCAACACTGCCTGAACGGTTGCAAGATCTGATTGCCTGA
- a CDS encoding aminotransferase class V-fold PLP-dependent enzyme, protein MSSTPTRPIYLDYAATTPVDERVATVMQRYLTVDQLFANPASRSHMSGWQAEQAVEHARRQVADTINADPREIVWTSGATEADNLALTGFMRANRARGRHLITSIIEHKAVVDTAKALESEGVEVTWLKPGNDGCITPTQLREVMRDDTALVSLMAVNNELGSINDIKSLAEVAHQFGAAFHTDAAQAVGRIELDVVAQSVDLMSLSGHKAYGPKGVGALYVKRDPSLRIEALIHGGGHERGMRSGTLPTHQIAAMGEAFALAQQHSEEEQLRITRLRQDFLNGLQQMGGVFLNSPADNAVPNIINVAFDGVEAEPLLMALRDIAVSTGSACNSASVDPSYVLLGVGIPRRLALASLRFSLGRYTTQDDIEHTLRLLAHAVDGLR, encoded by the coding sequence ATGTCTTCCACGCCTACCCGCCCCATTTACCTTGATTACGCGGCCACTACCCCAGTGGATGAACGCGTGGCGACAGTAATGCAACGCTATCTGACCGTTGATCAGCTTTTTGCCAACCCGGCCTCACGCAGCCATATGTCTGGCTGGCAGGCGGAACAGGCGGTGGAACATGCGCGGCGCCAAGTGGCAGATACCATCAACGCCGACCCAAGAGAAATCGTCTGGACCAGCGGCGCGACCGAAGCCGACAACCTGGCGCTTACCGGCTTCATGCGGGCCAATCGGGCCCGTGGCCGCCATCTGATAACGTCAATTATCGAACACAAGGCCGTGGTGGATACCGCCAAGGCGCTGGAGTCCGAAGGCGTAGAAGTGACCTGGCTCAAACCAGGCAATGATGGCTGCATAACGCCTACGCAATTGCGTGAGGTCATGCGCGATGATACCGCTCTGGTTTCCTTGATGGCGGTCAATAACGAGCTTGGCAGCATCAACGATATCAAGTCGCTGGCTGAGGTTGCCCATCAGTTTGGTGCCGCCTTCCATACCGATGCGGCTCAGGCCGTTGGCCGCATTGAACTGGACGTCGTTGCCCAGTCGGTGGATCTGATGTCGCTTTCCGGCCATAAGGCCTATGGCCCTAAAGGCGTGGGCGCCTTGTATGTCAAGCGTGACCCCTCGTTGCGTATTGAAGCCTTGATTCACGGTGGTGGGCATGAACGCGGCATGCGCTCCGGCACCTTGCCCACTCACCAGATTGCCGCCATGGGGGAAGCCTTTGCCCTGGCGCAGCAGCACAGTGAAGAAGAGCAGTTGCGCATCACCCGTCTCAGGCAGGATTTTCTCAATGGCCTGCAGCAGATGGGCGGTGTCTTTCTTAATTCACCCGCTGACAATGCGGTACCCAACATTATCAACGTCGCGTTTGACGGCGTTGAGGCAGAACCCTTGTTGATGGCGCTGCGTGATATCGCCGTATCCACCGGCTCTGCCTGCAACTCAGCCAGCGTGGATCCTTCCTATGTGCTTCTGGGCGTAGGTATTCCGCGTCGGCTGGCATTGGCATCCCTGCGTTTCAGCCTCGGGCGTTACACCACCCAGGACGACATTGAGCATACCTTGCGCTTACTGGCTCACGCCGTCGACGGCTTACGCTAA
- the bamB gene encoding outer membrane protein assembly factor BamB: MNAPSCLHPGTSRPRLPRALRLALGASIVALVAGCASKSEPIYTPKELQAFEASAELQERWSTRVGDGLGRARYPIAPARDGNRLFAADADGVVAAYNADNGQRQWEVNLDADVSSALNAIAGELYLGTRNGEVLALDQEDGSVQWRSRVSSDVLAAPQANQQQLIVQSTDGRITALNRATGDQLWTYSSQLPALTLRGTGTPQTIDPVTFAGFSNGRLATLDNRNGQPLWEQQIATPSGRSDVERLVDLAGQPVITPDGRLFVTSYNGEVAALEALRGDVMWSRSLSSRHTPVLVGDLLFVATDESHVVALTADNGQEVWRNRDLEGRWITAPAFADGNLVFGDYEGYLHLIDARDGELAARHEVDDSGISVRPVTEGSTIHVQADNGRLETLEVTQ; this comes from the coding sequence ATGAACGCCCCCTCTTGTCTACACCCGGGCACTTCACGCCCACGTTTGCCACGCGCCCTGCGCCTGGCGCTAGGTGCCAGTATCGTGGCACTGGTGGCCGGCTGTGCCAGTAAAAGTGAGCCTATCTATACACCCAAAGAATTGCAGGCGTTTGAAGCCAGCGCTGAACTGCAGGAACGCTGGAGCACCCGCGTAGGCGATGGCCTTGGCCGCGCCCGCTACCCGATTGCCCCTGCACGCGATGGCAACCGCCTGTTTGCCGCTGATGCTGACGGCGTCGTGGCTGCCTATAACGCAGACAACGGCCAGCGCCAATGGGAAGTTAACCTGGACGCAGACGTTTCCAGCGCCTTGAATGCCATTGCCGGTGAGCTTTATTTAGGCACCCGCAACGGCGAAGTGCTGGCACTTGACCAGGAGGACGGTAGCGTCCAGTGGCGTTCACGGGTATCCAGTGATGTTCTCGCTGCCCCGCAGGCCAATCAACAGCAATTGATCGTACAGAGTACCGACGGGCGGATTACCGCACTGAACCGGGCCACCGGTGATCAGTTATGGACCTATTCCAGTCAGCTGCCTGCCTTGACCCTGCGCGGCACGGGCACACCACAAACCATTGATCCGGTGACCTTTGCAGGCTTCTCCAACGGCCGCCTGGCCACCCTGGACAATCGCAATGGTCAGCCTCTGTGGGAACAGCAGATTGCCACACCCAGCGGGCGCAGCGATGTTGAACGCCTGGTTGATCTTGCGGGCCAGCCAGTGATCACTCCGGATGGCCGACTGTTTGTGACCAGCTATAACGGCGAAGTGGCGGCCCTTGAAGCCCTGCGCGGCGATGTCATGTGGTCACGTTCGCTGTCCAGCCGCCACACCCCTGTACTGGTGGGCGACCTGCTGTTTGTAGCCACGGATGAAAGTCACGTGGTTGCCCTGACCGCCGATAATGGCCAGGAAGTCTGGCGTAACCGCGACCTGGAAGGCCGCTGGATTACCGCCCCGGCCTTTGCCGATGGCAATCTGGTATTCGGTGATTATGAAGGTTACCTTCATCTTATTGATGCCCGCGACGGTGAACTGGCCGCACGCCATGAAGTCGACGATTCCGGCATCAGCGTTCGCCCGGTTACCGAAGGCAGCACCATTCATGTTCAAGCCGACAATGGTCGGTTGGAAACTCTGGAAGTCACTCAATGA
- a CDS encoding iron-sulfur cluster assembly accessory protein — MASLTITPAAAKQIHHVLDERGKGLGLKVSVKPSGCSGFSYVLDFADEADAADISFEAHGAKVFVDREALEMLDGSEVDFVNEGLNRYFRFNNPNIKDECGCGESFTV; from the coding sequence ATGGCATCATTAACCATCACACCCGCCGCTGCCAAACAGATCCACCACGTTCTTGACGAGCGCGGCAAAGGGCTGGGGCTGAAGGTTTCAGTCAAGCCCAGCGGTTGCTCCGGCTTCAGCTATGTCCTCGATTTTGCAGATGAAGCTGACGCTGCAGATATCAGTTTCGAAGCCCACGGCGCCAAGGTATTTGTCGACCGTGAAGCGCTGGAGATGCTTGACGGCAGTGAGGTCGACTTCGTCAACGAAGGGCTCAACCGCTATTTCCGCTTCAATAACCCGAATATCAAGGATGAATGCGGCTGTGGCGAAAGCTTTACGGTTTAA